The proteins below come from a single Alnus glutinosa chromosome 9, dhAlnGlut1.1, whole genome shotgun sequence genomic window:
- the LOC133876776 gene encoding uncharacterized protein LOC133876776 → MESINVIIDDKEIKASSKGEEIQPIPTELPIPSANMIKPSTSPQETLGMSLAAESLPIHTTSNTTVSASEDEDIPTNPPKRSWANPKESRLTAIKCIIRETNLVVAGYSDADCAGNADDRKSTSGGSFYVGNNLVAWMRRKQSSISLSTPEAEYIAAGSYCTQLLCSISVFHSH, encoded by the exons ATGGAGTCAATCAATGTGATAATCGATGATAAAGAAATTAAGGCATCTAGCAAGGGGGAGGAAATTCAGCCCATTCCTACAGAGCTGCCTATTCCTTCAGCTAACATGATCAAGCCTTCTACTTCACCTCAAGAAACCCTAGGTATGTCTCTAGCTGCTGAATCTCTTCCTATTCATACAACTTCTAATACTACTGTCAGTGCTtctgaagatgaggatattCCCACAAATCCTCCTAAGCGGTCATGG gcaaatcctaaagaatctcGCCTCACTGCAATCAAgtgtatcatcag ggaaacaaatcttgttgttgcaggttactctgatgcagactgtGCTGgcaatgctgatgatagaaagagcacctcaggaggaAGCTTCTATGTGGGAAATAATCTTGTGGCTTGGATGAGGAGGAAACAATCTTCGATTTCCCTCTCCACtcctgaggctgagtatattgctgcgggaaGCTATTGTACCCAATTGCTGT GTAGTATCTCTGTCTTTCATTCCCATTGa